A single region of the Pseudomonas sp. GGS8 genome encodes:
- the cmk gene encoding (d)CMP kinase, whose translation MISIAPVITIDGPSGSGKGTVAGILAKRLGWNLLDSGALYRLLAFAAHNHGVDLTNEELLKKLAAHLDVQFIAATDGQLQRIILEGDEVSDVIRTESVGSGASQVAALPAVREALLQRQRAFQEAPGLVADGRDMGTVVFPDAPLKIFLTASAEERARRRYLQLKGKVDGVSLSSLLDEIRARDERDTQRAVAPLKPAADAIQLDSTELSIDQVLERIMSEIAIRDIAG comes from the coding sequence GTGATCAGCATTGCACCGGTCATCACTATTGATGGGCCAAGCGGCTCTGGCAAGGGTACTGTCGCCGGGATTCTGGCCAAGCGCCTGGGCTGGAACCTGCTGGATTCCGGTGCACTTTATCGATTGCTGGCTTTCGCCGCGCATAACCATGGCGTCGACCTGACCAATGAAGAGTTGCTCAAGAAGCTCGCCGCGCATCTGGATGTGCAGTTCATCGCGGCGACCGACGGTCAGTTGCAGCGCATTATTCTGGAAGGCGATGAAGTCAGCGATGTGATCCGTACCGAGAGTGTCGGCTCGGGTGCCTCGCAGGTCGCCGCGTTGCCCGCGGTTCGCGAGGCGCTGCTGCAGCGTCAGCGCGCGTTTCAGGAGGCGCCGGGTCTGGTGGCCGATGGTCGCGACATGGGGACGGTGGTGTTTCCCGACGCACCCTTGAAGATTTTCCTCACTGCCAGTGCCGAGGAGCGTGCGCGTCGACGTTACTTGCAGTTGAAGGGCAAAGTCGATGGTGTTAGTCTGTCGAGTCTGCTAGATGAGATACGTGCACGCGATGAGCGTGACACCCAGCGAGCGGTAGCCCCGCTCAAGCCGGCGGCTGACGCCATACAGCTGGATTCCACGGAATTATCCATCGATCAGGTGCTGGAACGCATCATGAGCGAGATCGCCATTCGCGATATCGCCGGGTGA
- a CDS encoding bifunctional prephenate dehydrogenase/3-phosphoshikimate 1-carboxyvinyltransferase, producing the protein MIGRLVVVGLGLIGGSFAKGLRESGLCREVVGVDLDPQSRKLAVELGVVDRCEEDLVAACQGADVIQLAVPILAMEKLLALLAGMDLGQAILTDVGSAKGNVVRAATAAFGGMPARFVPGHPIAGSEQSGVEASNADLFRRHKVILTPLDQTDPAALAVVDRLWRELGADVEHMQVERHDEVLAATSHLPHLLAFGLVDSLAKRNENLEIFRYAAGGFRDFTRIAGSDPVMWHDIFLANREAVLRTLDTFRSDLDALRDAVDAGDGHQLLGVFTRARVAREHFSKILARRAYVDAMNSNDLIFLAQPGGRLTGRIRVPGDKSISHRSIMLGSLAEGVTEVEGFLEGEDALATLQAFRDMGVVIEGPHHGRVTIHGVGLHGLKPAPGPIYLGNSGTSMRLLSGLLAAQNFDSTLTGDASLSKRPMNRVANPLREMGAVIETAADGRPPMTIRGGNKLKGLTYTMPMASAQVKSCLLLAGLYAEGKTTVTEPAPTRDHTERMLRGFGYPVTVNGATASVESGHKLTATHIEVPGDISSSAFFLVAASIAEGSELVLEHVGINPTRTGVIDILRLMGADITLENQREVGGEPVADLRVRAAKLKGIDIPEALVPLAIDEFPVLFVAAACAEGRTVLRGAEELRVKESDRIQVMADGLLALGVKCEPTPDGLIIDGGQIGGGEVHGHGDHRIAMAFSVASLRATAPIRIHDCANVATSFPNFLALCAQVGIRVAQEAQS; encoded by the coding sequence ATGATCGGTCGCCTGGTGGTGGTCGGTCTGGGGTTGATCGGCGGTTCGTTTGCCAAGGGGCTGCGTGAAAGCGGTCTGTGTCGCGAAGTGGTCGGAGTCGATCTCGATCCGCAGTCGCGCAAACTGGCGGTCGAGTTGGGTGTGGTGGATCGCTGCGAAGAAGATCTGGTGGCGGCTTGCCAGGGCGCGGACGTGATTCAGCTGGCGGTACCGATCCTGGCCATGGAGAAACTGCTCGCGCTGTTGGCGGGTATGGATCTGGGGCAGGCGATTCTGACCGATGTCGGCAGCGCCAAGGGCAATGTGGTGCGCGCGGCGACCGCGGCGTTTGGCGGTATGCCGGCGCGTTTCGTGCCGGGGCATCCGATTGCCGGTTCCGAGCAGAGTGGGGTGGAAGCCTCCAATGCCGACCTGTTCCGTCGCCACAAAGTGATTCTGACGCCGCTGGATCAGACCGATCCGGCCGCGCTGGCGGTGGTTGACCGGTTGTGGCGCGAATTGGGCGCCGACGTCGAGCACATGCAGGTCGAGCGTCACGACGAAGTGTTGGCGGCGACCAGCCATTTGCCGCACTTGCTGGCGTTCGGTTTGGTCGATTCGTTGGCCAAACGCAATGAAAATCTTGAGATCTTCCGTTACGCTGCGGGCGGTTTCCGCGATTTCACAAGAATCGCCGGTAGCGACCCGGTCATGTGGCACGACATCTTCCTCGCCAATCGCGAAGCTGTCCTGCGCACACTCGATACATTTCGCAGCGACCTCGACGCCTTGCGCGACGCGGTCGATGCAGGGGATGGGCACCAATTGTTGGGCGTGTTCACTCGCGCCCGGGTTGCCCGCGAGCATTTCAGTAAAATCCTGGCCCGCCGGGCCTATGTGGACGCTATGAATTCCAACGATCTGATTTTCCTGGCACAACCTGGTGGCCGCCTGACTGGGCGGATTCGTGTACCGGGCGACAAATCGATTTCCCACCGCTCGATCATGCTCGGTTCCCTGGCCGAAGGCGTCACCGAAGTGGAAGGTTTCCTCGAGGGCGAAGACGCCCTGGCGACCCTGCAAGCTTTCCGTGACATGGGCGTCGTCATCGAAGGTCCGCACCACGGTCGTGTGACCATTCACGGCGTCGGCCTGCATGGCCTGAAGCCTGCGCCGGGCCCGATCTATCTGGGCAACTCCGGCACGTCGATGCGTCTGCTGTCTGGCCTGTTGGCTGCGCAGAACTTCGACAGCACCCTGACTGGTGACGCCTCGTTGTCCAAGCGTCCGATGAACCGCGTGGCCAATCCATTGCGTGAAATGGGCGCCGTGATCGAGACCGCCGCTGACGGTCGTCCACCGATGACCATTCGTGGCGGCAACAAGCTCAAGGGCCTGACTTACACCATGCCGATGGCCAGTGCTCAGGTTAAATCCTGCCTGCTGCTGGCGGGTTTGTATGCCGAAGGCAAGACCACGGTCACCGAGCCGGCACCGACTCGCGACCACACCGAGCGCATGTTGCGCGGCTTCGGCTACCCGGTGACCGTTAACGGGGCGACTGCCTCGGTCGAGTCCGGCCACAAGTTGACCGCGACCCACATTGAAGTGCCGGGCGATATCTCGTCATCGGCATTCTTCCTGGTAGCGGCGTCGATTGCCGAAGGTTCGGAGCTGGTGCTCGAGCACGTCGGCATCAATCCGACCCGTACCGGCGTAATCGACATCCTGCGCCTGATGGGGGCTGACATCACCCTGGAAAACCAACGTGAAGTCGGCGGCGAACCGGTTGCGGACTTGCGCGTACGGGCAGCTAAACTCAAAGGTATCGATATTCCCGAAGCGCTGGTTCCACTGGCCATCGACGAGTTTCCAGTGCTGTTCGTGGCCGCTGCCTGTGCCGAAGGTCGCACTGTGCTGCGTGGCGCCGAAGAGCTGCGCGTGAAGGAATCGGACCGGATCCAGGTCATGGCGGACGGTCTGCTGGCGCTGGGCGTCAAGTGCGAGCCCACTCCGGATGGCCTCATCATCGACGGCGGCCAAATCGGCGGCGGCGAAGTGCACGGTCACGGCGATCACCGGATCGCCATGGCCTTCAGCGTGGCTTCGCTGCGCGCCACCGCGCCGATCCGCATCCATGATTGCGCCAACGTCGCGACCTCGTTCCCGAACTTCCTCGCGCTGTGTGCGCAGGTCGGTATCCGCGTTGCACAAGAGGCTCAGTCGTGA
- the hisC gene encoding histidinol-phosphate transaminase: MSGNFLALAQPGVQQLSPYVPGKPVDELARELNLDPASIVKLASNENPLGASPKALAAIREALAELTRYPDGNGFSLKSLLADQCRVELNQVTLGNGSNDILELVARAYLAPGLNAVFSEHAFAVYPIVTQAVGAQAKVIPAKNWGHDLSAMLAAIDADTRVVFIANPNNPTGTWFDAEALDEFLQDVPADVLVVLDEAYIEYAEGSDLPDGLDYLAAYPNLLVSRTFSKAYGLASLRVGYGLSSAIVADVLNRVRQPFNVNSLALAAACAALQDVEYLAESRRLNQSGMQQLEAGFRELGLSWIPSKGNFICVDLGRIAAPVFQGLLREGVIVRPVANYGMPNHLRITIGLPAENSRFLEALTKVMARG, encoded by the coding sequence ATGAGTGGCAACTTCCTCGCTCTGGCACAGCCGGGCGTGCAACAACTTTCGCCTTACGTTCCGGGCAAGCCCGTGGACGAACTGGCCCGTGAGCTGAACCTCGATCCGGCCAGCATCGTCAAATTGGCGAGCAACGAAAACCCGTTGGGCGCCAGTCCCAAGGCGCTGGCGGCGATTCGCGAAGCGCTGGCCGAACTGACCCGCTACCCGGACGGCAACGGATTTTCGCTCAAGTCCCTGCTGGCCGATCAGTGCCGCGTCGAGCTGAACCAAGTGACGCTGGGCAACGGCTCCAACGATATTCTGGAGCTGGTAGCGCGTGCCTATCTGGCACCGGGTCTGAACGCGGTGTTCAGTGAGCATGCGTTTGCGGTCTATCCGATCGTGACCCAGGCCGTTGGCGCCCAGGCAAAAGTGATCCCGGCCAAAAACTGGGGTCATGACCTGTCGGCCATGCTCGCCGCGATCGATGCCGATACCCGCGTGGTGTTCATTGCCAACCCGAACAACCCGACCGGGACCTGGTTCGACGCCGAAGCGCTGGATGAATTCCTGCAGGACGTACCGGCCGATGTGTTGGTGGTGCTGGACGAGGCCTACATCGAATACGCCGAAGGCAGCGACTTGCCGGATGGCCTGGATTATCTGGCCGCTTATCCGAACCTGCTGGTCTCGCGCACGTTCTCCAAAGCCTATGGTCTGGCGTCGCTGCGGGTCGGCTACGGTTTGTCCTCGGCCATCGTCGCCGATGTGCTCAATCGCGTGCGCCAGCCGTTCAACGTCAACAGCCTCGCGTTAGCCGCCGCTTGTGCCGCGTTGCAAGACGTCGAGTACCTGGCTGAAAGCCGTCGCCTGAACCAATCCGGCATGCAGCAGCTTGAGGCAGGTTTCCGTGAGTTGGGGCTGAGCTGGATTCCATCCAAAGGCAACTTCATCTGTGTCGATCTGGGTCGCATCGCTGCTCCAGTGTTCCAAGGGTTGCTGCGCGAAGGCGTGATCGTGCGTCCGGTGGCCAATTACGGCATGCCGAACCACCTGCGCATCACCATCGGTTTGCCGGCGGAAAACAGCCGCTTCCTCGAGGCGCTGACCAAGGTTATGGCTCGTGGTTGA
- the pheA gene encoding prephenate dehydratase, with protein sequence MSEQELKALRLRIDALDEKVLELISERARCAQEVARVKMASLAEGEVPVFYRPEREAQVLKRVMERNQGPLGNEEMARLFREIMSSCLALEQPLKVAYLGPEGTFTQAAAMKHFGHAVISKPMAAIDEVFREVAAGAVNFGVVPVENSTEGAVNHTLDSFLEHDMVICGEVELRIHHHLLVGENTKTDSISRIYSHAQSLAQCRKWLDAHYPNVERVAVSSNAEAAKRVKGEWNSAAIAGDMAAGLYGLTRLAEKIEDRPDNSTRFLMIGSQEVPPTGDDKTSIIVSMSNKPGALHELLVPFHDNGIDLTRIETRPSRSGKWTYVFFIDFVGHHRDPLVKGVLEKISQEAVALKVLGSYPKAVL encoded by the coding sequence ATGTCTGAGCAAGAACTCAAGGCACTGCGCCTGCGCATTGACGCTCTGGACGAAAAAGTCCTGGAGCTGATCAGTGAGCGCGCACGCTGCGCCCAGGAAGTTGCGCGAGTAAAGATGGCCTCGCTGGCCGAAGGCGAAGTGCCGGTGTTCTATCGTCCTGAGCGTGAAGCTCAGGTGCTCAAGCGCGTGATGGAGCGTAACCAGGGGCCGCTGGGCAACGAAGAAATGGCGCGGTTGTTCCGTGAAATCATGTCCTCATGCCTGGCCCTTGAGCAGCCGCTGAAAGTGGCTTACCTCGGTCCTGAAGGTACCTTCACTCAGGCTGCGGCCATGAAGCACTTCGGTCACGCGGTGATCAGCAAGCCGATGGCGGCGATCGACGAAGTGTTCCGTGAAGTGGCGGCCGGTGCGGTGAACTTTGGCGTGGTCCCGGTGGAAAACTCCACCGAAGGCGCGGTCAATCACACCCTCGACAGCTTCCTCGAGCACGACATGGTGATTTGTGGTGAAGTCGAGCTGCGCATTCACCATCACCTGTTGGTCGGTGAAAACACCAAGACCGACAGCATCAGCCGCATCTATTCCCACGCCCAGTCCCTGGCCCAGTGCCGCAAGTGGCTGGACGCGCATTACCCGAATGTCGAGCGCGTGGCAGTGTCCAGCAACGCCGAAGCGGCCAAACGGGTCAAGGGTGAGTGGAACTCGGCGGCGATTGCCGGCGACATGGCTGCAGGTTTGTACGGGTTGACCCGTCTGGCCGAAAAAATCGAGGATCGCCCGGACAACTCCACGCGATTCCTGATGATCGGTAGCCAGGAAGTCCCGCCGACCGGTGACGACAAGACCTCGATCATCGTTTCCATGAGCAACAAACCCGGCGCGCTCCATGAGCTGCTGGTGCCGTTCCATGACAACGGCATCGACCTGACACGCATCGAGACCCGTCCGTCGCGCAGTGGTAAATGGACCTACGTGTTCTTCATCGACTTCGTCGGCCACCACCGCGACCCACTGGTCAAAGGTGTGCTGGAAAAGATCAGTCAGGAAGCAGTGGCACTCAAAGTGCTGGGTTCCTACCCGAAAGCAGTTCTCTAA
- the serC gene encoding 3-phosphoserine/phosphohydroxythreonine transaminase has protein sequence MSKRAYNFCAGPAALPEAVLKRAQAELLDWHGKGLSVMEMSHRSDEFVSIATKAEQDLRDLLNIPSNYKVLFLQGGASQQFAQIPLNLLPEGRTADYIDTGIWSQKAIEEASRYGHVNVAATAKPYDYFAIPGQNEWSLSKDAAYVHYAPNETIGGVEFQWIPETGDVPLVADMSSDILSRPVDVSRFGMIYAGAQKNIGPSGIVVNIVREDLLGHARSICPTMLNYKVAADNGSMYNTPPTLAWYLSGLVFEWLKEQGGVEAIGKLNEVKQRTLYDFIDASGLYSNPINKSDRSWMNVPFRLADDRLDKPFLAGADERGLLNLKGHRSVGGMRASIYNAVDIVAVNVLVSYMAEFEKEHG, from the coding sequence GTGAGCAAGAGAGCCTATAATTTCTGTGCCGGTCCTGCGGCGCTTCCCGAAGCTGTCCTGAAGCGCGCCCAGGCTGAACTCCTTGATTGGCATGGCAAGGGCCTGTCGGTCATGGAAATGAGCCATCGCAGCGATGAGTTCGTGTCCATTGCCACCAAGGCCGAGCAGGATCTGCGTGATCTGCTGAATATCCCCTCGAACTATAAAGTGCTGTTTCTGCAGGGTGGCGCCAGCCAGCAGTTTGCCCAGATTCCTCTGAACCTGTTGCCGGAAGGTCGCACCGCCGACTATATCGACACCGGTATCTGGTCGCAGAAAGCGATCGAGGAAGCCTCGCGCTATGGTCACGTCAATGTTGCCGCGACCGCCAAGCCTTACGACTATTTCGCTATTCCCGGTCAGAACGAATGGAGCCTGTCCAAGGACGCGGCCTACGTTCACTACGCGCCGAATGAAACCATTGGCGGTGTGGAGTTCCAGTGGATCCCGGAAACCGGTGATGTGCCGCTGGTCGCCGACATGTCTTCGGACATCCTGTCGCGTCCGGTCGATGTTTCGCGCTTCGGCATGATCTACGCCGGCGCCCAGAAAAACATCGGCCCGAGCGGCATCGTCGTGAACATCGTTCGCGAAGACCTGCTGGGTCACGCCCGTTCCATCTGCCCGACCATGCTCAACTACAAGGTCGCGGCCGACAATGGCTCGATGTACAACACCCCGCCGACCCTGGCCTGGTACTTGTCCGGTCTGGTGTTCGAGTGGCTGAAAGAGCAGGGTGGTGTCGAAGCCATCGGCAAGCTCAATGAAGTGAAGCAGCGCACGCTGTACGACTTCATCGACGCCAGCGGCTTGTACAGCAACCCGATCAACAAGTCGGACCGCTCGTGGATGAACGTGCCGTTCCGTCTGGCCGACGACCGTCTCGACAAGCCGTTCCTGGCCGGTGCCGACGAACGTGGCCTGCTGAACCTCAAGGGTCACCGTTCCGTGGGCGGCATGCGTGCCTCCATCTATAACGCCGTCGATATCGTTGCGGTCAATGTACTGGTTTCGTACATGGCAGAGTTCGAGAAGGAACACGGCTAA
- the gyrA gene encoding DNA gyrase subunit A, whose protein sequence is MGELAKEILPVNIEDELKQSYLDYAMSVIVGRALPDARDGLKPVHRRVLFAMSELGNDFNKPYKKSARVVGDVIGKYHPHGDTAVYDTIVRMAQPFSLRYLLVDGQGNFGSVDGDNAAAMRYTEVRMTKLAHELLADLHKETVDWVPNYDGTEMIPAVMPTKIPNLLVNGSSGIAVGMATNIPPHNLGEVIDGCLALIDNPELTVDELMQYIPGPDFPTAAIINGRAGIIEAYRTGRGRIYMRARSMIEDIDKVGGRQQIVITELPYQLNKARLIEKIAELVKEKKLEGITELRDESDKDGMRVVIELRRGEVPEVILNNLYAQTQLQSVFGINIVALIDGRPRILNLKDLLEAFVRHRREVVTRRTVFELRKARERGHILEGQAVALSNIDPVIALIKASPTPSEAKEALISTPWESSAVVAMVERAGADSCRPENLDPQYGLRDGKYFLSPEQAQAILELRLHRLTGLEHEKLLAEYQEILNQIGELIRILNSATRLMEVIREELEVIRAEYGDVRRTEILDARLDLTLGDMIPEEERVVTISHGGYAKTQPLAAYQAQRRGGKGKSATGVKDEDYIAHLLVANSHTTLLLFSSKGKVYWLKTYEIPEASRAARGRPLVNLLPLDSDEYITTMLPVEEYTEGHFIFMATAKGTVKKTPLESFSRQRSVGLIALELDEGDVLISAAITDGDREVMLFSDGGKVTRFKETDVRAMGRTARGVRGMRLPEGQKLISMLIPEEGSQILTASARGFGKRTAITEFPEYKRGGQGVIAMVSNERNGRLVGAVQVLDGEEIMLISDQGTLVRTRVDEVSSLGRNTQGVTLIKLASDETLVGLERVQEPSEVEGEELEGEELAGEEGAVFEGEVVIDDVVDDQQLDAAADEEPQE, encoded by the coding sequence ATGGGCGAACTGGCCAAAGAAATCCTCCCGGTCAATATCGAAGACGAGCTGAAGCAGTCCTACCTCGACTACGCGATGAGCGTAATTGTCGGGCGGGCACTGCCGGATGCGCGCGATGGCTTGAAGCCCGTGCACCGGCGTGTGCTGTTCGCGATGAGCGAGCTGGGCAACGACTTCAACAAGCCGTACAAGAAATCTGCCCGTGTTGTCGGTGACGTGATCGGTAAGTATCACCCGCACGGTGATACCGCGGTGTACGACACCATCGTTCGGATGGCGCAGCCATTCTCGCTGCGTTACCTGCTGGTGGACGGCCAGGGCAACTTCGGTTCGGTGGACGGCGACAACGCCGCGGCCATGCGATACACCGAAGTGCGCATGACCAAACTGGCGCACGAGCTGCTGGCCGACCTGCATAAAGAAACCGTGGACTGGGTGCCGAACTACGACGGCACCGAAATGATCCCCGCGGTCATGCCGACCAAGATCCCCAACCTGCTGGTCAACGGCTCCAGTGGTATCGCCGTGGGCATGGCGACCAACATTCCGCCGCACAACCTCGGTGAAGTCATCGACGGTTGCCTGGCACTCATCGACAACCCGGAACTGACCGTCGATGAGCTGATGCAGTACATCCCCGGTCCGGACTTCCCGACCGCCGCGATCATCAACGGTCGCGCCGGCATCATCGAAGCCTACCGCACCGGTCGCGGGCGCATTTACATGCGAGCCCGTTCGATGATCGAAGACATCGACAAGGTCGGTGGCCGTCAACAGATCGTCATCACCGAACTCCCTTACCAGCTGAACAAGGCCCGTCTGATCGAGAAGATCGCCGAGCTGGTCAAAGAGAAGAAGCTCGAAGGCATTACCGAGCTGCGCGATGAGTCCGACAAGGACGGTATGCGCGTCGTGATCGAGCTGCGTCGCGGTGAAGTGCCTGAGGTGATCCTCAACAACCTCTACGCCCAGACTCAGCTGCAAAGCGTGTTCGGCATCAACATCGTTGCGCTGATCGACGGTCGTCCGCGGATCCTCAATCTCAAGGATCTGCTGGAAGCCTTCGTTCGTCATCGTCGCGAAGTCGTAACCCGCCGTACCGTGTTCGAGCTGCGTAAAGCGCGTGAGCGTGGCCACATCCTGGAAGGTCAAGCGGTTGCCCTGTCGAACATCGACCCGGTCATCGCCCTGATCAAGGCTTCGCCGACCCCGTCGGAAGCCAAGGAAGCGCTGATCAGCACGCCGTGGGAATCCTCCGCGGTGGTTGCGATGGTTGAACGTGCCGGTGCCGATTCGTGCCGTCCGGAAAACCTCGATCCGCAATACGGTCTGCGCGACGGCAAGTACTTCCTGTCGCCGGAGCAGGCGCAAGCCATTCTGGAACTGCGTCTGCACCGTCTGACTGGTCTGGAACACGAAAAGCTGCTGGCCGAGTATCAAGAGATCCTCAACCAGATCGGCGAGCTGATCCGCATCCTCAACAGCGCCACGCGCCTGATGGAAGTGATCCGCGAAGAACTGGAAGTGATCCGTGCCGAATACGGCGATGTTCGTCGCACCGAGATTCTCGACGCCCGTCTCGACCTGACCCTGGGCGACATGATCCCGGAAGAAGAGCGCGTCGTGACCATTTCTCATGGTGGCTACGCCAAGACCCAGCCTTTGGCTGCGTACCAGGCTCAGCGTCGTGGCGGTAAAGGTAAATCGGCTACCGGCGTGAAGGATGAGGACTACATCGCTCACCTGCTGGTCGCCAACAGCCACACCACGCTGCTGCTGTTCTCCAGCAAAGGTAAAGTGTACTGGCTGAAAACCTACGAAATCCCGGAAGCTTCCCGCGCTGCCCGTGGTCGTCCGCTGGTCAACCTGCTGCCGCTGGACAGTGATGAATACATCACCACCATGCTGCCGGTCGAGGAATACACCGAAGGTCACTTCATCTTCATGGCCACAGCCAAAGGCACCGTGAAGAAGACCCCGCTGGAATCCTTCAGCCGTCAACGCAGTGTCGGTCTGATCGCGTTGGAGCTGGATGAAGGCGACGTACTGATCTCTGCGGCCATTACCGATGGCGATCGCGAAGTCATGCTGTTCTCCGACGGCGGCAAGGTCACTCGCTTCAAGGAAACCGACGTTCGCGCAATGGGCCGTACCGCTCGCGGTGTCCGCGGCATGCGTCTGCCGGAAGGTCAGAAGCTGATTTCGATGCTGATCCCGGAAGAAGGCAGCCAGATCCTCACCGCTTCGGCGCGTGGTTTCGGCAAGCGCACCGCGATCACCGAGTTCCCTGAGTACAAGCGTGGCGGTCAGGGCGTTATCGCCATGGTCAGCAACGAGCGTAACGGCCGCTTGGTCGGCGCGGTCCAGGTGCTCGACGGCGAGGAAATCATGCTGATTTCCGATCAGGGTACGTTGGTTCGTACCCGTGTCGACGAAGTGTCCAGCCTGGGGCGTAACACCCAGGGCGTGACCCTGATCAAGCTGGCCAGCGATGAAACGCTGGTGGGCCTGGAGCGGGTTCAGGAACCGTCGGAAGTCGAAGGCGAAGAACTGGAAGGCGAAGAGCTTGCAGGTGAAGAGGGTGCAGTGTTCGAGGGTGAAGTCGTGATCGACGATGTTGTCGACGACCAGCAACTGGACGCCGCCGCCGACGAAGAGCCGCAGGAGTAA
- the mtnA gene encoding S-methyl-5-thioribose-1-phosphate isomerase → MRDRLLAAEKVKAIDWRDGALYLLDQRILPFEETWIAYTSAAGVAEAIRSMVVRGAPAIGISAAYGVVLAARARFAEGGDWQAALEEDVALLADSRPTAVNLFWALGRMRERLERLKEHADPLAVLEAEAIAIHESDREANLTMAQLGVDLIRKHQGNAQAILTHCNTGALATGGFGTALGVIRGAFIEGMVERVYADETRPWLQGSRLTAWELANEGIPVTLNVDSAAAHIMKTKGVTWVIVGADRITANGDVANKIGTYQLAVSAMHHGVRFMVVAPSSTIDMNLASGEEIPIEERDGRELLEVGGKRVGADVEAFNPVFDVTPADLIDAIVTEKGIVERPDTAKMAQLMCRKRLH, encoded by the coding sequence ATGCGCGATCGACTGTTGGCTGCGGAGAAGGTGAAGGCCATCGATTGGCGTGATGGCGCACTGTACCTGCTGGATCAGCGTATTTTGCCGTTCGAGGAAACCTGGATTGCCTACACCAGCGCTGCGGGTGTGGCTGAAGCCATTCGCTCGATGGTGGTGCGCGGTGCGCCGGCCATTGGCATCAGTGCGGCCTATGGCGTGGTGCTGGCGGCCCGCGCCCGATTTGCCGAGGGTGGCGACTGGCAAGCGGCGCTGGAAGAGGATGTCGCGCTGTTGGCCGACTCCCGTCCGACCGCGGTCAACCTGTTCTGGGCGTTGGGCCGGATGCGTGAGCGGCTTGAGCGCCTGAAGGAGCACGCCGATCCGCTGGCGGTGCTGGAGGCTGAGGCCATCGCCATCCACGAAAGCGATCGCGAAGCCAACCTGACCATGGCCCAGCTGGGGGTCGACCTGATCCGCAAGCATCAGGGCAATGCCCAGGCGATCCTCACGCACTGCAACACCGGCGCACTGGCCACCGGTGGTTTCGGCACGGCACTGGGGGTGATTCGCGGGGCGTTCATCGAAGGCATGGTCGAGCGTGTCTACGCCGACGAAACCCGGCCATGGCTGCAAGGTTCGCGATTGACTGCATGGGAATTGGCCAATGAAGGTATTCCCGTGACCCTCAATGTCGACTCCGCTGCCGCGCACATCATGAAAACCAAGGGTGTGACCTGGGTGATCGTCGGCGCCGACCGGATCACTGCCAATGGCGATGTGGCGAACAAGATCGGTACCTACCAGTTGGCGGTCAGCGCCATGCATCACGGCGTGCGCTTCATGGTGGTGGCGCCGAGTTCGACCATCGACATGAATCTGGCCAGTGGCGAAGAGATTCCTATCGAAGAGCGTGATGGTCGCGAGTTGCTGGAAGTCGGCGGCAAGCGGGTGGGGGCGGATGTGGAAGCGTTCAACCCGGTGTTCGACGTGACCCCGGCTGACCTGATCGATGCGATCGTCACCGAAAAAGGCATCGTCGAGCGCCCGGACACCGCGAAAATGGCTCAATTGATGTGCCGCAAACGTCTGCATTGA